One Paenibacillus sp. FSL H7-0737 DNA segment encodes these proteins:
- the mscL gene encoding large-conductance mechanosensitive channel protein MscL: MWKEFKAFALKGNVLDLAIAVVIGAAFGKIVTSLVSDIITPIVGLITGGIDLKDRALSVMVMHNELIIPYGQFLQAVVDFFIISFSIFMVIKLANKFQRKEAVKVEVVETPAPTEDIVLLTEIRDLLKQQERGL, encoded by the coding sequence ATGTGGAAAGAGTTTAAAGCTTTTGCCCTGAAAGGAAATGTACTAGATTTAGCCATTGCTGTCGTTATCGGAGCAGCTTTTGGTAAGATTGTGACTTCATTAGTATCTGACATCATTACGCCAATTGTCGGCTTGATAACAGGTGGTATAGATCTGAAGGATCGGGCTCTAAGTGTTATGGTTATGCATAATGAACTGATTATTCCTTATGGGCAATTTTTGCAGGCGGTAGTTGATTTCTTTATTATTTCCTTCTCAATCTTTATGGTGATTAAACTGGCTAATAAATTCCAGCGCAAAGAAGCCGTTAAAGTTGAAGTGGTGGAGACGCCAGCACCCACAGAAGATATCGTGTTGCTAACGGAAATTCGTGATTTGTTGAAACAACAAGAACGCGGATTGTAA
- a CDS encoding spore germination protein, translating to MTPKPKLSKKQAQQESQDSNQKGSGKLQKKRDREHSNSLKESVIYWQGNDEIPMSLQDTKQTLTEVMGLGTSFDVTFRQMSFGGHKTALLCLSGFTNTDVTDDILKRLTYLTSENLSTGVLSSFMNEYVPHIQVEEGNSLSESIEKVLEGLSVLFVEGENKVIIMDTRSYPSRSPAEPSIDRVVRGARDGFTETLLSNISLVRRRVRDPGLKYELFRVGRRTQTDVCVAYIDDIVDKTQVKSVIDKIKSIDIDGIPLADKQLEEAIIGGGWNPYPMVRYSERPDVVASNLLEGRVIIFVDTSPIVIVLPTTFFDLCQHAEENRQTPFMGTYLRWVRFIGIFASMFLLPLWMLLVIHPELKPAMLDFIGPQKTARIPILAQFLIVELGVDLLRMAAVHTPTPLGSAMGLIAAILIGDIAVKSGLFVNEVVLYMAVASIGMFATPSYELGLANRIVRLVLLLAVAAFQVPGFMIGTTLLTIFLTTHRSYNSSYMWPFIPFNAKAMSEILVRKPVLSSKTRPSFNKTRDNTRVPPTQKND from the coding sequence GTGACGCCAAAGCCCAAACTATCTAAGAAGCAAGCGCAACAAGAGTCACAAGACAGCAATCAAAAGGGGAGCGGCAAGCTACAAAAGAAACGGGATCGCGAGCACTCCAACTCGTTAAAAGAATCCGTCATTTACTGGCAAGGTAATGATGAAATCCCAATGTCCCTGCAAGATACGAAACAAACACTTACTGAGGTAATGGGACTGGGCACAAGCTTTGATGTAACGTTCAGACAGATGTCCTTTGGCGGACATAAGACAGCTCTACTCTGTTTAAGTGGATTTACCAACACAGATGTGACCGATGATATTCTAAAACGTCTGACCTATCTCACCTCTGAGAATCTGTCTACGGGTGTGCTGTCTAGCTTTATGAATGAATATGTCCCTCACATCCAGGTGGAAGAGGGGAATTCTTTAAGCGAAAGTATCGAGAAGGTACTAGAAGGCTTGAGCGTGCTATTCGTCGAAGGTGAGAACAAAGTTATCATCATGGATACTCGTTCTTACCCTAGTCGCAGTCCAGCCGAGCCTTCGATTGATCGGGTGGTGCGCGGTGCGCGCGACGGTTTTACAGAGACTTTACTGAGCAATATCTCGCTTGTCAGAAGACGGGTTCGAGATCCAGGGTTAAAATATGAGCTATTTCGGGTTGGGCGACGGACACAGACAGATGTATGCGTGGCTTACATTGATGATATCGTTGATAAAACACAGGTCAAGTCTGTTATCGACAAAATCAAAAGCATTGATATTGATGGTATTCCTCTGGCAGATAAACAATTAGAGGAGGCGATTATCGGCGGTGGATGGAATCCATATCCTATGGTGCGTTATTCTGAACGCCCTGACGTCGTAGCTTCCAATTTATTGGAGGGACGGGTAATAATATTTGTAGATACCTCACCAATTGTTATTGTTCTTCCGACTACCTTTTTTGATCTTTGTCAACATGCAGAGGAGAATCGTCAGACTCCTTTTATGGGAACCTACTTACGGTGGGTCCGTTTCATCGGTATATTTGCATCCATGTTCCTTCTGCCGCTATGGATGTTGCTTGTCATTCATCCTGAACTAAAGCCGGCTATGCTGGACTTCATTGGACCTCAAAAGACCGCCAGAATTCCAATACTCGCCCAGTTTCTTATTGTGGAGCTTGGGGTTGATTTACTGCGGATGGCCGCAGTACACACTCCAACCCCTTTAGGCTCAGCGATGGGTCTGATTGCAGCGATATTGATTGGCGATATAGCGGTGAAGAGCGGCCTTTTTGTAAACGAGGTTGTTCTATATATGGCTGTAGCTTCCATAGGCATGTTTGCGACCCCGAGTTATGAGCTGGGTCTTGCGAATCGAATAGTCAGGCTTGTATTATTACTAGCCGTAGCGGCATTCCAGGTGCCTGGATTTATGATTGGCACGACGCTACTGACTATTTTCCTAACTACCCATCGGTCCTATAACTCCTCTTATATGTGGCCGTTCATACCTTTTAATGCAAAGGCAATGAGCGAAATTCTAGTTCGCAAGCCAGTCTTAAGCTCGAAGACAAGGCCGTCTTTCAACAAAACTAGAGATAATACAAGAGTGCCGCCTACTCAAAAGAATGATTAA
- a CDS encoding YwaF family protein, whose product MHLSSYFDRQRTEDFIMFSPSHWIALSIITLVCILFYSLRFEIRTDVRLRQSVRLLLIIILLFSETGLQIWYLSQGVWQSSSSLPLELCGITLLLSVIMLITRSRALYSFLYFAGIGGAFIALLTPNLVYPFPHFRFLLFFIAHGGIVLASLYMTWIEGYKPTWKSLLFTMLGLNLVAACVWIANYILGSNYMFLSHKPSTYSVLDYFGPYPYYLLVEELFAFIVFLLMYLVFFWVPEQRKSRRKRISRIPY is encoded by the coding sequence ATGCATCTTTCATCTTATTTTGATCGACAGCGTACGGAGGATTTCATTATGTTCTCCCCTTCACATTGGATTGCTCTGTCTATCATTACATTGGTCTGTATACTGTTTTACAGTTTAAGATTCGAGATTCGGACTGATGTGAGACTTCGGCAAAGTGTGCGCTTGCTGCTGATTATTATTCTTTTGTTCTCAGAAACAGGTCTTCAAATATGGTACCTCTCTCAAGGCGTATGGCAATCCAGCAGCTCACTCCCGCTCGAACTATGCGGAATTACTTTACTACTATCCGTTATCATGCTGATCACTCGCAGCCGAGCACTATATTCCTTTCTGTATTTTGCTGGGATTGGTGGAGCATTCATTGCTTTACTCACACCGAATCTGGTCTATCCATTCCCTCATTTCCGATTTCTACTGTTCTTTATAGCACATGGTGGTATTGTTCTCGCTTCTCTTTATATGACCTGGATTGAGGGCTATAAGCCCACTTGGAAATCCCTCCTGTTCACCATGCTTGGACTAAACCTTGTGGCCGCTTGTGTGTGGATCGCCAATTACATCCTAGGATCTAACTACATGTTCCTATCTCATAAGCCCAGCACTTATTCTGTATTGGATTATTTCGGGCCTTATCCTTATTACCTGCTTGTTGAAGAGTTGTTTGCCTTCATTGTGTTTCTGCTCATGTATTTGGTATTCTTCTGGGTGCCAGAGCAACGTAAATCGAGACGTAAACGAATAAGCCGGATTCCTTATTAA
- a CDS encoding stage V sporulation protein AA, protein MKQHSAPAIYIQLKNRVTVPKGKGVTLGDIAFLIAEPELKESLESILLMKPEQSDGNLILIDLLMVIPRIYELLPEADIEPIGEGRTIVQIEGPVERRKPSVAMFVLVWLLLFFGSALTIMNFHADVNMQEVQIRIVEMITGHRDEHPVVFQIAYSLGIGFGMVIFFNHLFKKKWNEEPTPLEVEMYLYQKNIDQYVINEEYSKMRRRGENQPENVEDGR, encoded by the coding sequence ATGAAACAACATTCTGCTCCCGCCATCTATATACAGCTTAAGAACCGGGTGACGGTGCCCAAAGGTAAAGGTGTCACATTGGGTGATATTGCATTTTTGATCGCGGAGCCAGAGCTGAAAGAGTCGCTGGAATCTATTCTGCTAATGAAGCCAGAGCAAAGTGACGGCAATCTAATTTTGATTGATCTTCTGATGGTTATTCCCCGCATTTATGAGCTTTTGCCGGAAGCGGACATTGAGCCGATCGGCGAAGGGAGAACGATTGTTCAGATTGAAGGTCCAGTGGAGAGGCGGAAGCCTTCAGTAGCGATGTTTGTCTTAGTGTGGCTGCTGCTTTTCTTTGGGTCTGCGCTGACCATCATGAATTTCCATGCAGATGTAAACATGCAGGAGGTTCAAATCCGAATCGTGGAGATGATCACCGGTCATCGGGATGAGCATCCGGTTGTATTTCAGATTGCGTATTCGCTGGGAATCGGCTTTGGGATGGTCATTTTTTTCAACCATTTATTTAAGAAAAAGTGGAATGAAGAGCCTACACCGCTAGAAGTGGAAATGTACCTGTATCAGAAAAATATCGACCAATACGTCATCAATGAGGAGTATAGCAAAATGAGGCGCCGTGGAGAAAATCAACCAGAGAACGTGGAGGACGGAAGATGA
- a CDS encoding collagen binding domain-containing protein, with product MLKKRISMMIVILMLVAQYAYGIGFTPQVQAAAIDQERNIITSVSMAVYGEDGQTVTDSVYEQEANVTLDYTWSLPKAHPYKQGDTFTFQLPEQFQLFNDISGLLVSEDGDVGTFTVEQLSHQVAMTFNDYIETHDDVQGTLRINTKFDKQKISGSTVQQILFPVSGGVQTVTVNFKPNVGSTIEKRGIPQGFNADHILWSVDVNKSLKTVGNAVVTDPIPTGLSLSTPVTVSVYQLSIQLDGSVTQGALLDTSKYSTEFTGGSLNVRFTDPAISSAYRIEYSTAITDEHRLSFTNTATFTGDGQVPASSSATVQVERGGSLNKYSSGYDWSNQIISWAIEYNYNKKTIPQGNAVLKDLFDDSQALVANSIKVYTVQLDSAGTATLSNLLTKDIDYTVVAASDVKKSGFTLQFKQDVTSAYRIEYKTKAVKRVFEDTIITNTVTDSTYTGEAIRLIRPAILYKNLSGVDY from the coding sequence ATGTTAAAGAAAAGAATAAGTATGATGATAGTCATTCTGATGCTTGTAGCTCAATATGCCTATGGCATCGGGTTCACTCCACAAGTACAAGCAGCGGCAATCGATCAAGAGCGGAATATCATCACCAGTGTCTCAATGGCTGTATATGGTGAAGACGGGCAGACGGTTACGGATAGCGTCTATGAGCAAGAAGCTAATGTAACATTAGATTATACGTGGTCTCTTCCTAAAGCTCATCCGTACAAGCAAGGTGACACCTTTACCTTTCAGCTTCCAGAGCAGTTTCAGCTTTTTAATGATATTAGCGGCTTGTTGGTCTCAGAGGATGGAGATGTAGGAACTTTTACAGTTGAGCAGTTATCACACCAAGTAGCAATGACCTTTAACGACTACATAGAAACGCATGATGACGTGCAAGGAACGCTTCGGATCAATACTAAGTTTGATAAACAAAAAATCTCAGGAAGTACTGTTCAGCAGATTTTATTTCCGGTGAGCGGTGGTGTTCAGACGGTTACTGTGAATTTTAAACCGAATGTAGGATCGACCATTGAGAAGAGGGGGATTCCTCAGGGTTTTAATGCAGACCATATTCTATGGTCTGTTGACGTAAATAAATCATTAAAAACTGTTGGAAATGCAGTCGTAACGGACCCTATACCAACAGGTTTGTCACTTAGCACTCCGGTTACTGTGAGTGTGTATCAACTGAGTATCCAGTTGGACGGTTCGGTAACACAAGGTGCACTACTCGATACCAGTAAATATTCTACAGAGTTCACTGGAGGATCGTTAAATGTTCGTTTCACTGATCCTGCGATTTCGAGTGCTTACCGTATTGAATACTCCACAGCTATTACTGATGAGCATCGGCTAAGCTTCACGAATACAGCGACTTTTACAGGAGATGGGCAAGTTCCTGCAAGTTCCTCTGCTACTGTTCAAGTAGAACGAGGAGGAAGCTTGAACAAGTACTCTAGCGGATATGACTGGAGCAATCAAATCATTTCCTGGGCAATCGAATATAACTATAATAAAAAAACGATTCCGCAAGGAAATGCTGTACTAAAGGATTTGTTTGATGATTCTCAAGCGTTAGTAGCCAATTCGATAAAAGTATACACGGTGCAACTGGATTCAGCGGGTACAGCAACGTTGAGTAATCTTTTGACCAAGGATATTGATTACACTGTAGTTGCAGCTTCAGACGTGAAGAAGTCAGGGTTCACCTTGCAATTTAAACAAGATGTAACATCGGCTTATCGAATCGAGTATAAGACCAAAGCTGTAAAACGTGTGTTTGAAGATACTATAATCACTAATACAGTTACGGACAGTACCTATACTGGAGAAGCTATACGCTTAATACGGCCAGCCATTTTGTATAAGAACTTATCAGGCGTAGATTATTAG
- a CDS encoding collagen binding domain-containing protein, with translation MGQVEVTESFPFGGLKFIPESLVIRNSNGNVLNPSKYSLVYNAPVQANKGFKVVFNSQITSLYTISYTTEFNKDWIWSNTENFNNKVRMDWLDTSEIPRTTEAEGLFIPRTEAKSNGLKFGSYNASTKELAWKLGVNYNSKTVAEPEVVDILKSGQTLVPGSLKVYTMNVAKNGDPTKGVEVNSSKYTYSVNGNNELKLSFTDAIQSAYYIEFHTSLEGKVIGTSIDNKASLYDGAKKVSKDLNATVKIPYGDEYLLKNGVQNGEKIDWGIQINRSQSTVKNALIKDTPSANQILLQDSFHLYPTSVAENGDVTKSGPELIQGIDYSLEIKTDVDGKQSFALSFAKEISKPYILDYQSLIMANTGDKVTNTVRFSGFNVIEISKDSSKEIIVGVSNGSGSGSGVRGSLMIKKLDAEDNLKTLADATFALYRLNGSDRVFINSLTTDSAGTATFNKLWLGNYVLIETTAPSGYVLDPTEHPVSIHSSSTNQLVITNHKAVEPTPTATPEPTIVPTATPSASSEPTATPSTEPTSEPASTPTSGAPGGPLTPTPTSSQVPGVIINDPAVPAGPGNTSDLESATSEEVGAPDLVITDENVPLGEVDIVDEEVPKGTINNSTSSAPQLPKTGESSPAPLYMTGIGLIAIGYILNRVFRRGGNLK, from the coding sequence ATGGGTCAGGTTGAAGTTACGGAGTCATTCCCGTTTGGCGGACTGAAGTTTATTCCGGAATCACTCGTAATTAGAAATTCTAATGGGAATGTATTGAATCCTTCCAAATATAGTTTGGTTTACAATGCTCCTGTTCAGGCTAATAAAGGATTCAAGGTTGTCTTTAATTCGCAGATTACTAGTCTTTATACGATTAGCTATACAACGGAATTTAATAAGGATTGGATTTGGTCTAATACTGAAAATTTCAATAACAAGGTTAGGATGGACTGGTTAGACACGTCCGAAATTCCTCGCACAACAGAAGCAGAAGGGCTATTTATTCCAAGAACCGAAGCGAAAAGCAATGGTTTGAAGTTTGGTTCTTATAATGCTTCAACTAAAGAATTAGCTTGGAAATTAGGGGTCAACTATAATAGCAAAACAGTTGCAGAGCCAGAGGTCGTGGATATTTTGAAATCGGGTCAAACCCTGGTTCCTGGATCGCTGAAAGTGTACACCATGAATGTTGCTAAGAATGGAGACCCAACGAAAGGTGTCGAGGTAAATAGTAGCAAATACACTTACAGTGTTAATGGTAATAATGAGCTGAAGCTCTCCTTTACAGATGCTATTCAATCCGCTTATTATATAGAATTTCATACAAGTCTTGAAGGCAAAGTCATTGGCACTTCTATTGATAATAAAGCCAGTCTCTATGATGGGGCAAAAAAGGTATCCAAGGATTTGAACGCTACCGTAAAGATTCCTTATGGAGACGAATATCTCTTGAAAAATGGTGTTCAGAATGGCGAAAAAATCGATTGGGGCATTCAAATTAATCGTAGTCAGTCTACTGTGAAGAATGCGTTAATCAAAGATACTCCTAGCGCTAATCAGATTCTGCTGCAGGATTCATTCCATCTGTATCCTACAAGCGTAGCTGAAAACGGGGATGTAACAAAAAGCGGACCTGAATTGATTCAGGGTATCGATTACAGCTTAGAAATAAAAACGGATGTAGACGGCAAGCAGTCGTTTGCTTTAAGCTTCGCCAAGGAGATTAGTAAACCTTATATTCTCGACTATCAATCCCTGATTATGGCGAATACAGGAGACAAGGTTACTAATACTGTTCGTTTCAGTGGTTTTAATGTTATCGAAATAAGCAAAGATTCTTCTAAAGAAATTATCGTCGGTGTGTCGAATGGATCAGGATCAGGCAGCGGGGTTAGAGGTTCCTTGATGATCAAGAAGCTGGATGCAGAGGACAACTTGAAGACGCTGGCAGATGCAACTTTTGCACTCTATCGCCTTAACGGCTCAGACAGGGTATTTATTAATAGCTTAACCACAGATTCCGCTGGTACAGCAACATTCAATAAATTATGGTTGGGTAACTACGTATTGATTGAGACGACAGCTCCTAGTGGCTATGTACTTGATCCTACAGAGCATCCAGTGTCCATTCATTCCTCATCAACGAATCAACTCGTAATTACGAATCATAAAGCAGTTGAGCCTACGCCTACTGCAACGCCAGAACCAACTATAGTCCCAACCGCAACACCATCAGCTTCATCGGAACCGACGGCTACTCCGTCAACAGAGCCGACATCAGAACCTGCGTCTACACCAACCTCAGGAGCCCCAGGAGGTCCGTTGACACCTACACCTACGAGTTCGCAGGTGCCAGGAGTAATCATCAATGATCCGGCAGTACCTGCTGGCCCTGGGAATACGAGCGATCTGGAATCCGCGACATCAGAAGAAGTAGGAGCTCCTGATTTAGTTATTACAGATGAAAATGTTCCTTTGGGTGAAGTCGACATTGTTGATGAGGAAGTTCCGAAAGGTACCATCAACAACAGTACTTCAAGTGCCCCTCAGCTTCCAAAGACGGGAGAAAGTAGCCCTGCGCCGCTCTACATGACAGGTATTGGATTAATAGCCATAGGCTATATTCTAAACCGTGTGTTTAGACGTGGAGGAAACTTAAAGTAA
- a CDS encoding sensor histidine kinase has product MNFKRFDTLSWKIVGFSLTSLALTAAILLVGYYGTSLLLWLNPSHSFWGVKLIRWVTNNIGSTSIVILIGVPLFIFFILKLSRNTTSHLHNISSGVQAIADGNLSFKVPVTGTDELGKLAENMNLMAGKLKSAIDEERAAAKAKNDLITGVSHDLRTPLISVLGFLEYVEKDRYKNEVELRYYVNIAYEKSLTLKKRIGDLFEYTRVSSNGLPLNMEPVDLGKLLKKLVEEFAPVLEQADMTCRIHTDMGPLIIHGDADELVRLYENLFTNAVRYGKEGKILDISVYRKDNSVITTCTNYGNPIPATDLPHLFKRFYRVDKSRSRETGGSGLGLAIAKSITELHGGTISAKSSRKQTEFETSFPASE; this is encoded by the coding sequence TTGAACTTTAAAAGATTCGATACCTTATCTTGGAAAATAGTTGGCTTTAGCCTAACGAGTCTAGCTCTTACAGCAGCAATTTTATTGGTCGGCTATTATGGGACATCCCTTTTGCTATGGCTCAATCCTTCTCATTCCTTCTGGGGCGTTAAACTCATCCGCTGGGTGACCAATAACATCGGTTCTACTTCTATAGTGATTCTCATTGGGGTTCCTTTATTTATTTTTTTCATCCTGAAGCTATCCAGAAATACAACAAGCCATCTTCATAACATTTCAAGCGGGGTTCAAGCGATTGCTGACGGCAACTTATCTTTCAAGGTACCAGTAACAGGAACGGATGAACTCGGTAAACTCGCGGAAAATATGAACCTCATGGCGGGCAAGCTAAAATCCGCTATAGATGAAGAACGAGCAGCAGCGAAAGCCAAAAACGACCTAATCACTGGTGTATCCCATGATCTTCGAACCCCTCTAATTTCTGTACTGGGATTCCTGGAATATGTGGAGAAGGATCGTTATAAGAACGAGGTTGAGCTGCGTTATTATGTGAATATCGCCTATGAGAAGTCCCTGACTCTTAAAAAGCGAATCGGCGATTTATTTGAATATACACGTGTTAGCAGCAACGGGCTTCCCCTTAATATGGAGCCTGTAGATCTCGGCAAGCTGCTCAAAAAGCTTGTCGAGGAATTCGCTCCCGTATTGGAGCAAGCGGATATGACCTGCCGTATTCATACGGATATGGGCCCTTTGATTATCCATGGTGATGCGGACGAGTTAGTACGATTATATGAGAACCTATTTACCAATGCGGTTAGATACGGTAAAGAAGGTAAAATTCTAGATATTTCCGTTTATAGAAAAGATAACAGTGTGATTACTACATGCACGAATTACGGTAACCCGATCCCTGCCACGGACCTCCCCCACTTATTCAAGCGATTTTATCGTGTAGATAAGTCACGTTCCAGGGAGACTGGCGGAAGCGGCTTAGGACTCGCGATTGCCAAGAGCATCACAGAGCTCCACGGTGGAACAATTTCAGCCAAAAGCTCACGTAAACAAACCGAATTCGAGACTTCCTTCCCTGCGAGTGAATAG
- a CDS encoding stage V sporulation protein AB, translating to MTAPITLGLNLLLGIAGGIAVGGGVIALFVVLDMVPRLAQLTSSYDKVHWYEGAMVAGSLLGTVSDFWNWKISSGTLVELGIGLFDGIFVGMLAAALTEVLNVLPILAKRLNMTHYLFGLLMAMVSGKVAGSLFDWFVYRQ from the coding sequence ATGACGGCACCTATAACACTAGGGTTGAATTTGCTGCTGGGTATTGCAGGGGGGATCGCAGTAGGTGGTGGTGTGATCGCTTTATTTGTGGTTCTCGACATGGTGCCCCGTCTGGCTCAATTAACTTCTTCTTACGATAAAGTACATTGGTACGAGGGTGCGATGGTAGCTGGATCATTGCTAGGAACCGTAAGTGATTTTTGGAATTGGAAAATATCGTCAGGTACTTTAGTTGAACTTGGTATAGGACTTTTTGACGGGATTTTTGTCGGGATGCTTGCTGCAGCATTGACCGAGGTATTAAATGTGCTGCCGATACTCGCTAAACGCTTGAACATGACACATTATCTGTTCGGCCTGTTAATGGCGATGGTAAGCGGGAAGGTCGCGGGTTCTTTGTTCGACTGGTTTGTATACCGACAGTAA
- the lysA gene encoding diaminopimelate decarboxylase, giving the protein MFLHGTSRINDAGHLEIGGCDVTELKAEYGTPLYILDEQLVRQRCREYMDAFKSSGLGFQVAYASKAFSVMAMVRLADEEGLSLDVVSDGELYTALQAGFPAERIHFHGNNKTSEEIEMAIDAGIGCFVVDNLVELNLLQSIASRKEVKVNILLRVTPGVEAHTHEYITTGQTDSKFGFDIGNGSAYEAVKAAVSKKNLVLLGVHSHIGSQIFETDGFQLAVERVASFARSVKEGLEVDFRVVNLGGGFGIRYVEGDTPLHVSEYVTAITDAVKTHFAGIYNALPEIWVEPGRSIVGDAGTTLYTVGSNKDIPGVRKYVAVDGGMTDNPRPALYQSKYEALLANRANEEATETVSIAGKCCESGDMLIWDVELPEAESGDLLAVACTGAYNYSMASNYNRLRRPALVFVQNGHSDLVVRRESYNDLIANDIVPERIAKQAAVAK; this is encoded by the coding sequence ATGTTTCTACACGGTACTAGCCGAATTAACGATGCTGGGCATTTGGAGATCGGCGGATGTGATGTAACTGAATTGAAGGCGGAATATGGAACCCCGCTATATATATTGGACGAGCAATTGGTGAGACAACGTTGCCGGGAATATATGGATGCTTTTAAATCCTCTGGACTTGGGTTCCAAGTAGCTTACGCAAGTAAGGCGTTCTCAGTAATGGCTATGGTTCGTTTGGCTGATGAAGAAGGCTTGTCGCTTGATGTTGTATCTGATGGCGAACTTTATACTGCTTTGCAAGCTGGCTTTCCTGCAGAACGCATTCATTTTCATGGCAACAATAAGACGTCTGAAGAGATCGAAATGGCGATTGATGCCGGGATTGGCTGCTTTGTAGTCGATAATCTGGTAGAGCTTAATCTTTTGCAGTCGATTGCATCACGTAAAGAAGTTAAGGTTAACATCTTGTTACGTGTGACACCAGGTGTCGAAGCTCATACGCATGAGTATATTACAACAGGCCAGACCGATTCCAAATTTGGATTTGATATCGGTAATGGATCGGCTTATGAAGCAGTTAAAGCGGCAGTCAGCAAAAAGAATTTAGTGCTGCTTGGCGTACATTCCCATATTGGTTCTCAAATTTTTGAAACGGATGGATTCCAGCTTGCTGTTGAACGTGTAGCGAGTTTTGCTCGTAGTGTTAAAGAAGGTTTGGAAGTGGACTTCCGTGTAGTAAACCTAGGTGGAGGTTTCGGTATTCGTTACGTTGAGGGTGATACCCCGTTACATGTTTCTGAATATGTAACTGCAATTACGGATGCCGTGAAGACTCATTTTGCTGGAATCTATAATGCTTTGCCTGAAATTTGGGTGGAGCCGGGCCGTAGTATTGTTGGAGATGCAGGTACTACACTTTATACAGTAGGAAGTAACAAGGATATCCCAGGCGTGCGTAAGTACGTTGCCGTTGACGGTGGGATGACTGATAATCCACGTCCTGCATTGTACCAATCTAAATATGAGGCATTACTTGCTAATCGTGCGAATGAAGAGGCTACAGAAACTGTATCCATCGCTGGTAAATGCTGCGAGAGCGGAGATATGCTGATCTGGGATGTAGAGCTGCCTGAGGCTGAAAGCGGCGATCTGTTGGCTGTAGCCTGCACAGGCGCTTACAATTACTCCATGGCGAGCAACTACAACCGGCTTCGTCGTCCGGCTTTAGTGTTCGTTCAGAACGGACACAGCGATCTTGTAGTGCGTCGCGAAAGCTATAATGATCTTATTGCCAACGATATTGTTCCTGAGCGTATCGCTAAACAAGCTGCTGTTGCTAAGTAA
- a CDS encoding peptidylprolyl isomerase, translating to MAKQAKITLENGGVVLIDLFDQDAPNTVANFEKLAKDGFYNGLTFHRVIPGFVAQGGCPNGTGSGGPGYTINCEINPNKHERGTLAMAHAGKNTGGSQFYICYAPQPHLDGVHTVFGKVVEGMDLVDTFKGRDKMTSVEIIEA from the coding sequence ATGGCAAAGCAAGCGAAAATTACTCTTGAAAATGGCGGCGTAGTGCTGATTGACTTGTTCGATCAAGATGCACCAAACACTGTAGCTAACTTTGAAAAGCTAGCAAAAGATGGTTTCTACAATGGATTGACATTCCACCGTGTTATCCCTGGTTTCGTAGCTCAAGGCGGATGTCCTAACGGAACTGGATCTGGTGGTCCAGGATACACAATCAACTGCGAAATCAACCCAAACAAGCACGAGCGCGGAACACTTGCTATGGCACATGCGGGTAAGAACACAGGCGGAAGCCAGTTCTACATCTGCTATGCACCGCAACCACACTTGGATGGAGTTCACACTGTATTCGGTAAAGTAGTTGAAGGTATGGATCTTGTTGATACTTTCAAAGGACGCGACAAAATGACTTCGGTAGAAATCATCGAAGCTTAA